The proteins below come from a single Candidatus Krumholzibacteriia bacterium genomic window:
- a CDS encoding sigma-70 family RNA polymerase sigma factor has product MLLGTLCIDDLTVGSTVSEDHARRDRYRPDDPTQVLLDGAKEGREDAVNILMGRYGPRLRRWATGRLPGHARHVDDTEDLVQDVLVQALNRVDRFEQRHEGAFHSYLRTAILNRIRNHVRHAGVRDRAEQPVAEGYRPPRSPLEELIGSEALERYENALGTLRESDRELVVARIEMDCSYEELAEMTDRPSANAARMACKRALMRLARAMGPDLAGGNDDGATEVLR; this is encoded by the coding sequence ATGCTGCTCGGAACCCTCTGCATCGACGACCTCACCGTGGGATCCACCGTGTCCGAAGACCACGCGCGACGAGACCGTTACCGGCCCGACGATCCGACCCAGGTCCTGCTGGACGGGGCGAAGGAGGGCCGCGAGGACGCCGTGAACATCCTGATGGGGCGCTACGGGCCGCGATTGCGGCGCTGGGCCACCGGGCGGTTGCCCGGGCACGCACGGCACGTCGACGACACCGAGGACCTGGTCCAGGACGTCCTGGTCCAGGCCCTGAACCGCGTCGATCGCTTCGAGCAACGGCACGAGGGCGCCTTCCACAGCTACCTGCGGACGGCGATCCTCAACCGGATCCGCAACCACGTGCGGCACGCCGGGGTGCGCGACCGGGCCGAGCAGCCCGTCGCCGAGGGCTACCGCCCCCCTCGCTCGCCGCTCGAGGAGTTGATCGGATCCGAGGCACTCGAGCGTTACGAGAACGCCCTGGGGACGCTGCGCGAGAGCGACCGCGAGCTGGTCGTGGCCCGGATCGAGATGGACTGCTCCTACGAGGAGCTGGCCGAGATGACCGACCGACCCAGCGCCAACGCCGCGCGCATGGCCTGCAAGCGGGCCCTCATGCGCTTGGCCCGAGCGATGGGTCCGGATCTGGCCGGAGGGAACGACGATGGTGCGACCGAAGTCCTTCGATGA